One Streptomyces sp. CG4 genomic window, CGCAGGACTCCCGCGATCCCGTTCGCGTCGCCCAGCGTGCCGTCGGGCACGAAGCGGACATCGGCGCCGGTCTCCAGGCACTGCTCGACGATCTCGTCCACGATGTCGTCGCGGGCGTCCAGGTCGCCGGGTTCGGCCGGCACCAGGTGGGCGCCGTCGTCGCGGACGGTCGTGCGGTAGTTCTCCTCGACGGCGAGCAGCCGGACCCGGCCCTCCCGGGCGTTCTGCCACAGCTCGTCCACCCCGGCCGCGAACGCCTTGTGTCCGCGTGCCGAGGTCAGTTCGTCGATGACGGAGGTGGTGTCCTTGCGGGCCTCGTCATCGAGGACCGGTCGCAGGGCCTGCCACACGGCGTTGGGGTCGGCGTGCGCCAGGCCCCCGTGCGGGACGTGGACGGCGGACCTGGCGATACTGCCGGCCTCGTCCAGCAGGGACAGCGCGGCCTGGTCGCCGGTGACGTAGAGCGGGCGGGGCTGCTCGCGCAGGACCGCCTCCAGCGCGGTGTCCGCCTCGCGCAGGAACCGGCGTGTGGCCTCGTCGCTGTAGGTGCTCGGCTGGTCGCCGATCTGCATCTGCCGCTCGGCGTCGAAGTTCTCCTGGCTGCGGACCAGCGGGAAGCCGCCGAAGCGCTCCTCGACGACCCGGTCGGGGCCACCGCTCCACAGGGTGGCGCGGTCGGCGGAGACCGACAGCACCCAGAAGGGCCGTTCGGCGGCCTGTGCGGAGACCAGGTTGCGGGTGAGGAAGGTGTCGGAGAAGACCACCCGCTCGGGGACGGTGCGGGCCAGCGACCAGACCTGGTGCTCACCGGGGGCGGCGAAGATCACCAGGCCGTCCTCGGCGTGCGCCAGATCCACTTCCGCCAGCGCGCGGTCCAGCTGTTTCTCGATCTCGGCGCGCCGTTCACGGGTGACGGCGGGGTCGGCCTCCAGGCGTTTGCGCGCCTCGGTGACGACATTGCGCAGCCGGACGGGGTCCTGACCGTTCTCCGGTTCGCGGCGGTGCGTCGGGGTCAGCACGGACACCGCCGGGTAGGGCCGCGGGCGCCGCAGTTCGGCCAGGGTCGCGGGACTCAGTGCGTGCTCCATGACAGCACGATAGGGCGGATTCACGCGTACGGCATGCGGGGTGTCCCGGACCCCGGCCGCCGCGTGAATTCCCCGGTCGGAGCCGGTGACGCGGTGCCGTGCGGCCGGTTACCGTACCCGTCAGTAACCGGACCGCAGCGCACCCCCAGGAGGCCCCATGCCGCAGCTCGAAGTCGACGGAGCGGCCCTGACGTACGACGACGAGGGCCCCCGCGACGCGCCGGAGGTGCCCCTGGTCTTCGTCCATGGCTGGACCGCGGACCGGCACCGCTGGGACCACCAGATCGCGCACTTTCGCGCGAGACGCCGGGTGATCCGGCTGGACCTGCGCGGGCACGGCGAGAGCACCGGGGCGGGGGTGCGCACCATCGCGGAGCTGGCGCGGGACGTCCTGGCCCTCCTGGACCATCTGGAGGTCGAACGGTGCGTGCTGGTCGGCCACTCGATGGGCGGGATGATCGCGCAGACCATCGCGCTGACCCAGCCCGAGCGGGTGGAGCGGATGGCGCTGGTGGGCTCCATCGCGCGGATGACGTACAGCCGTGGCCGGGGCCTGCTCATGGCTGCTTCCACCCTGGTGCCGTACCGGCTGTTCGTGGCCGCCAACATCCAGCGCGCCTTCGCGCCCGGTCATCCGCGCGAGGAGATCCGCGCGCACATCCGCGCCTCCGCCGCGACCCCGCGCGAGGTCGTGATGACGCTGTACGGCGCGATGCGGGCCTTCGACGTCCTCGATCGGGCCGGCGAGATTCGCACGCCCACCCTGATGGTGCACGGCTACCACGACGTCCAGCTGCCGGTGCGGCAGATGCTCCGGATGGCCAAGGCCTATCCGGACGCGGTCGTCCGCATCCTCGACGCGGGCCATGAGCTGCCGCTGGAGAAGCCGGCCGAGCTGACGGCGGCGTTGGCCCGGTTTGTGGGCGAATCGGGCTGAACCATGCGGCGCTTGGTGAAGTTTTTGCCTCTGGCCGGTTCGTGACGGCACGGGCCCGGTGGCGTGGGCCGCACGGGATTTCGCGCAAGCAAAACACGGCCGAAACCATCAGGGTGGAGGGGTGGTCCGTGTTACGGCCAAGTTGACTGCCTCGGGCAACCGACGGAGGCTGGTCATATAGATGCTACTTACAACTGGTTAGCTGGCCGGTCCGTGGCTCACCCGGGAAAGCCCAGGTGAGCGCCGAATCCGGCCGCAAGCCGGAAGCAGGAGGCAACGCATGTGCGGGATCACTGGATGGATCTCCTTCGACCGTGACCTGACCACCGAGGCCACCACATTGCATGCGATGACCGAGACGATGGCCTGCCGCGGCCCGGACGACCGCGGCACCTGGGTACAGGGCCCGGCCGCCCTGGGCCACCGCCGGCTCGCGATCATCGACCTCCCGGGCGGCCGTCAGCCGATGTCCTTCGAGACCGCCGAGGGAACCGTGGCGATGGTGTACTCCGGGGAGGCGTACAACTTCACCGAACTGCGCCGCGAACTGGAAGGCCGCGGCCACCGGTTCACCACCGACTCCGACACCGAGGTCGTCCTGCACGGCTATCTCGAATGGGGGGACGCGGTCGCCGAACGACTCAACGGGATGTACGCCTTCGCCGTGTGGGACGGCCGGAGCGACAAGCTCGTCATGATCCGCGACCGCATGGGCATCAAGCCGTTCTACTTCTACCCCACCGCCGACGGCGTCCTGTTCGGCTCCGAGCCCAAGGCGATCCTCGCCAACCCGCTGGCCCGCCGCCGGGTGACGCTGGACGGGCTGAGGGAACTGCTCGTCATGATCAAGACGCCCGGACACGGGATCTGGGACGGCATGCGCGAGGTCGAACCCGGCACGGTCGTCACCGTCGACCGCTCGGGCCTGTCGACGCGCGTCTACTGGCGCCTTCAGACCCGTGCGCACACCGACGACCGCGACACCACCATCACCACCGTGCGCTCACTGCTCGACGACATCGTGCGCCGTCAGCTGGTCGCCGACGTGCCGCGCTGCACCCTGCTCTCGGGCGGCCTCGACTCCTCGGCGATGACCGCGATCGCCGCCCGGCAACTCGCCGCACAGGGCGAGCGGGTGCGCAGCTTCGCCGTCGACTTCGTGGGCCAGACCGAGAACTTCATAGCCGACGAACTGCGCGGCACCCCCGACACGCCCTTCGTGCACGACGTGGCCAAGCTCGCCGACACCGAGCACCAGGACATCGTGCTGGACCCGCAGTCACTCGCGGACCCCGCCGTGCGCGAGCGGGTGATCCGCGCCCGCGACCTGCCGGCGGGCTTCGGCGACATGGACGCCTCACTGCTGCTGCTCTTCCGCGCCATCCGGGAGAAGTCCACGGTGGCCCTGTCCGGCGAGTCCGCCGACGAGGTCTTCGGCGGCTATCTGCAGTTCTTCGACGAGGAGGCGCGGCGCGCCGACACCTTCCCGTGGCTGGTCCGCTTCGGCCGCGACTTCGGTGACGACTCCCGCGTGCTGCGCTCCGACGTCACCAAGTCCCTGGACCTGGAGGGCTACATCGCCGACGGCTATCGCACCGCGGTCGCCGGCGTCGACCGGCTCGACGGCGAGAGCGACTTCGAGTACCGGATGCGGCAGATCAGCCATCTGCACCTGACCCGGTTCGTCCGCATCCTGCTCGACCGCAAGGACCGGATGAGCATGGCCGTCGGCCTGGAGGTCCGGGTGCCGTTCTGCG contains:
- a CDS encoding chemotaxis protein, translated to MEHALSPATLAELRRPRPYPAVSVLTPTHRREPENGQDPVRLRNVVTEARKRLEADPAVTRERRAEIEKQLDRALAEVDLAHAEDGLVIFAAPGEHQVWSLARTVPERVVFSDTFLTRNLVSAQAAERPFWVLSVSADRATLWSGGPDRVVEERFGGFPLVRSQENFDAERQMQIGDQPSTYSDEATRRFLREADTALEAVLREQPRPLYVTGDQAALSLLDEAGSIARSAVHVPHGGLAHADPNAVWQALRPVLDDEARKDTTSVIDELTSARGHKAFAAGVDELWQNAREGRVRLLAVEENYRTTVRDDGAHLVPAEPGDLDARDDIVDEIVEQCLETGADVRFVPDGTLGDANGIAGVLRY
- a CDS encoding alpha/beta fold hydrolase, with the protein product MPQLEVDGAALTYDDEGPRDAPEVPLVFVHGWTADRHRWDHQIAHFRARRRVIRLDLRGHGESTGAGVRTIAELARDVLALLDHLEVERCVLVGHSMGGMIAQTIALTQPERVERMALVGSIARMTYSRGRGLLMAASTLVPYRLFVAANIQRAFAPGHPREEIRAHIRASAATPREVVMTLYGAMRAFDVLDRAGEIRTPTLMVHGYHDVQLPVRQMLRMAKAYPDAVVRILDAGHELPLEKPAELTAALARFVGESG
- the asnB gene encoding asparagine synthase (glutamine-hydrolyzing); protein product: MCGITGWISFDRDLTTEATTLHAMTETMACRGPDDRGTWVQGPAALGHRRLAIIDLPGGRQPMSFETAEGTVAMVYSGEAYNFTELRRELEGRGHRFTTDSDTEVVLHGYLEWGDAVAERLNGMYAFAVWDGRSDKLVMIRDRMGIKPFYFYPTADGVLFGSEPKAILANPLARRRVTLDGLRELLVMIKTPGHGIWDGMREVEPGTVVTVDRSGLSTRVYWRLQTRAHTDDRDTTITTVRSLLDDIVRRQLVADVPRCTLLSGGLDSSAMTAIAARQLAAQGERVRSFAVDFVGQTENFIADELRGTPDTPFVHDVAKLADTEHQDIVLDPQSLADPAVRERVIRARDLPAGFGDMDASLLLLFRAIREKSTVALSGESADEVFGGYLQFFDEEARRADTFPWLVRFGRDFGDDSRVLRSDVTKSLDLEGYIADGYRTAVAGVDRLDGESDFEYRMRQISHLHLTRFVRILLDRKDRMSMAVGLEVRVPFCDHRLVEYVYNAPWALKSFDGREKSLLREAAADVLPRSVYDRVKSPYPSTQDPLYARALQEQVKDLLARPSHRVFDLVDRDRLRTAAESEAPISSQAGRRGLERTLDLAQWIDAYSPEVNLS